One region of Primulina tabacum isolate GXHZ01 chromosome 17, ASM2559414v2, whole genome shotgun sequence genomic DNA includes:
- the LOC142530850 gene encoding ABC transporter F family member 1-like, with protein MVSDASKKKAAQKKAAAAAKRGGKAAAAPSKAAASVDNGSNGESLANAVDALQISDRTCTGVICSHPLSRDIRVKSLSLTFHGHDLIVDSELELNYGRRYGLLGLNGCGKSTLLSAIGCRELPIPEHMDIFHLSREIEASDMSSLEAVINCDEERLRLEKEAEALAGQEDGGGEQLDRIYERLEALDASTAEKRAAEILFGLGFNKKMQEKKTRDFSGGWRMRIALARALFMMPTILLLDEPTNHLDLEACVWLEETLKKFDRILVVVSHSQDFLNGVCTNIIHMQSKKLKLYTGNYDQYVQTRSELEENQMKQYKWEQEQISSMKEYIARFGHGSAKLARQAQSKEKTLAKMERGGLTEKVARDKLLVFRFTDVGKLPPPVLQFVEVTFGYSPDNLIYKNIDFGVDLDSRIALVGPNGAGKSTLLKLMTGDLVPQDGMVRRHNHLKIAQYHQHLAEKLDMEMSALLFMMREYPGNEEERMRAAVGRFGLTGKAQIMPMKNLSDGQKSCVIFAWLAWRQPHVLLLDEPTNHLDIETIDSLAEALNEWDGGMVLVSHDFRLINQVAHEIWVCENQTVTRWEGDIIQFKEHLKKKAGLSD; from the exons ATGGTGTCGGATGCGAGCAAGAAGAAGGCGGCTCAGAAGAAAGCTGCGGCCGCCGCCAAGAGAGGAGGTAAGGCAGCGGCTGCCCCATCTAAGGCGGCAGCTTCGGTTGATAATGGAAGCAACGGCGAAAGTTTGGCTAATGCTGTTGATGCTCTTCAGATATCTGATCGGACGTGTACTGGAGTTATTTGCTCGCATCCGTTGTCAAGAGATATTCGTGTGA AGTCTCTGTCACTCACTTTTCACGGGCATGATCTCATAGTTGATTCTGAATTGGAACTGAATTATGGAAG ACGTTATGGTCTCCTTGGGCTAAATGGATGTGGAAAGTCTACTCTTCTTTCTGCAATTGGTTGTCGAGAGCTTCCCATTCCAGAACACATGGATATTTTTCACCTTAGCAGAGAGATTGAAGCTTCTGATATGTCTTCACTCGAGGCTGTTATAAACTGCGATGAAGAGAGGTTAAGATTGGAGAAAGAGGCTGAAGCATTGGCTGGTCAG GAGGATGGTGGTGGAGAACAACTTGATCGCATATATGAACGTTTGGAAGCGCTTGATGCATCAACTGCTGAGAAGCGTGCTGCTGAGATTTTGTTTGGTCTTGGTTTCAACAAGAAGATGCAAGAAAAGAAAACACGCGATTTCTCTGGTGGTTGGAGGATGAGGATTGCTCTAGCACGAGCTCTTTTCATGATGCCCACCATACTATTGCTTGATGAACCAACAAATCATCTTG ACCTAGAGGCTTGTGTTTGGTTGGAAGAGACGTTGAAGAAGTTTGATCGAATTCTGGTTGTGGTCTCGCATTCCCAGGATTTTCTGAATGGAGTCTGCACCAACATCATCCATATGCAGAGTAAGAAATTGAAGCTCTACACCGGTAATTATGATCAATATGTTCAGACTCGATCTGAACTTGAAGAGAACCAGATGAAACAGTATAAATGGGAGCAGGAACAGATATCATCTATGAAGGAATACATTGCACGCTTTGGACATGGCTCAGCTAAACTTGCACGTCAGGCTCAGAGCAAGGAGAAAACTCTGGCAAAGATGGAGCGAGGTGGACTCACCGAGAAGGTAGCCAGGGACAAACTTCTGGTATTCAGATTTACTGACGTGGGAAAGCTTCCTCCTCCTGTTCTACAATTCGTGGAAGTTACATTTGGCTACAGCCCTGATAATCTTATTTACAAGAACATAGATTTCGGAGTAGACCTTGATTCAAGAATAGCACTGGTGGGACCCAATGGGGCTGGAAAGAGTACCCTGCTGAAGTTGATGACAGGTGATTTAGTTCCTCAGGATGGCATGGTTCGGCGCCACAATCATTTGAAAATTGCCCAGTACCATCAACATTTAGCTGAGAAGCTCGACATGGAAATGTCTGCTCTCCTGTTTATGATGAGAGAGTACCCTGGAAACGAGGAGGAGAGGATGAGGGCTGCAGTGGGGAGATTTGGTCTTACAGGTAAAGCTCAAATTATGCCTATGAAAAACTTGTCTGATGGACAAAAAAGTTGTGTGATCTTTGCGTGGCTAGCTTGGAGACAACCACATGTGTTATTGTTGGATGAGCCGACTAACCatttagatatcgagactattGATTCGCTAGCTGAGGCATTAAATGAATGGGACGGTGGTATGGTTCTTGTAAGCCATGATTTTAGGCTTATAAACCAGGTGGCTCATGAGATTTGGGTGTGTGAGAACCAGACTGTGACTCGGTGGGAGGGTGACATCATACAATTTAAGGAGCACTTGAAGAAAAAGGCGGGATTGTCTGACTGA